In Candidatus Poribacteria bacterium, the following are encoded in one genomic region:
- a CDS encoding ABC-ATPase domain-containing protein: protein MQVADELRRILRRIDGRGYKAYKDIEGSYGFGDYTLIVDHVQGDPFASPSRVRVRLPQRIAGFPKDTYRTKSREIALCDFLTRKFLDASRRFCKGNRGTGKSGLISIDRPGQEILERTSMFVNDEYVEARFVMGLPAFGRRIAGGHAEEMFFQELPRIVRSSLLFKNLDRGELYRHIEAAEDADFLRGKLDELGLVAFVADEAILPRASGIDPRPLTRGRVIPFKSPESLRVRVDLPNRGPVTGMGIPKGITLIVGGGYHGKSTLLRALELGVYNHIPGDGRELVVTDPRAIKIRAEDGRRIEKVDISPFINNLPFGQDTTAFSTEDASGSTSQAANIIEALEVGARLLLIDEDTSATNFMIRDHRMQELVSKDKEPITPFIDKVRQLYTDMGVSTILVIGGSGDYFDVADHVICMIEYVPHDLTKQAKAIAEKYKAERKPEGGEHFGEITHRIPLSHSFDPSKGRREVKISSKGLHSIAFGTHNIDLGAVEQLVDISQTRAIGDAIYYATRYMDGRRTLREIVESVLRDIRTRGLDVLSPRPVGDYAIFRGLELAAAINRLRTLSVRQKKVIYSH from the coding sequence TTGCAAGTCGCCGATGAGCTGAGAAGGATCCTGAGAAGGATCGACGGCAGAGGCTATAAAGCATACAAGGATATAGAGGGCTCATATGGATTCGGGGACTACACCCTCATCGTCGATCACGTCCAGGGCGATCCTTTCGCCTCCCCCAGCCGCGTGCGCGTGCGTCTCCCCCAGAGGATCGCCGGGTTTCCAAAGGATACATACCGCACTAAAAGCCGGGAGATAGCGTTGTGTGATTTCCTCACCAGGAAGTTCCTGGACGCCTCAAGACGGTTCTGTAAGGGCAACAGGGGCACAGGCAAAAGCGGCTTGATCTCAATAGATCGCCCCGGACAGGAGATACTGGAGAGAACATCCATGTTCGTCAACGATGAATACGTGGAGGCCAGATTCGTGATGGGCTTGCCGGCCTTCGGCAGACGGATAGCCGGTGGACATGCTGAGGAGATGTTCTTTCAGGAGCTGCCCCGAATCGTGCGAAGCTCACTTCTCTTTAAGAATCTCGATCGAGGGGAACTCTATCGACATATAGAGGCGGCGGAGGATGCCGATTTTCTAAGGGGAAAGCTCGATGAGCTGGGGCTTGTCGCCTTCGTGGCTGACGAGGCGATCCTTCCACGGGCAAGCGGAATAGATCCACGTCCGTTGACCAGAGGGCGGGTGATCCCCTTCAAATCGCCGGAATCCCTGAGGGTGAGGGTCGATCTGCCCAACCGCGGGCCGGTCACCGGCATGGGGATCCCTAAGGGGATCACGCTTATAGTCGGCGGAGGATATCACGGCAAATCCACGCTTTTAAGGGCGCTGGAACTCGGCGTTTACAACCATATCCCGGGCGACGGCAGGGAACTGGTTGTGACCGATCCTCGTGCCATCAAGATAAGGGCGGAGGATGGCCGCAGGATCGAGAAGGTGGATATCTCGCCCTTTATAAACAACCTCCCCTTCGGACAGGACACCACGGCCTTTTCGACCGAAGACGCCAGCGGCAGCACCTCCCAAGCGGCCAACATCATCGAGGCGCTGGAGGTCGGCGCGCGGCTCCTGCTCATAGATGAGGACACCTCGGCCACAAACTTCATGATAAGGGACCACAGGATGCAAGAGCTGGTCTCCAAAGACAAGGAGCCGATCACACCCTTTATAGACAAGGTTAGACAGCTTTATACCGATATGGGCGTCTCGACCATACTCGTGATAGGAGGGTCCGGAGATTACTTCGACGTCGCCGATCATGTGATCTGTATGATCGAATATGTGCCCCATGATCTGACCAAACAGGCCAAGGCCATAGCTGAAAAATACAAGGCCGAGCGTAAGCCGGAGGGAGGGGAACATTTCGGTGAGATAACACATCGTATCCCGCTCTCGCATAGCTTCGATCCCAGCAAGGGCAGAAGGGAGGTCAAGATCTCGTCTAAGGGGCTCCATTCGATCGCCTTCGGAACTCACAACATAGACCTGGGAGCGGTGGAGCAACTTGTGGATATAAGTCAGACGAGGGCGATAGGGGACGCGATATACTACGCCACCAGATATATGGACGGCCGTAGAACGCTGAGGGAGATAGTCGAATCCGTGCTGAGGGATATCAGGACGAGGGGATTGGACGTGCTCAGTCCTAGGCCGGTTGGAGATTACGCCATCTTCAGGGGGTTGGAGCTGGCAGCGGCCATCAACCGGCTCAGAACGTTATCGGTGCGACAGAAAAAGGTCATTTATAGTCATTAA
- a CDS encoding metal-dependent hydrolase: protein MSLYRNHATAGVTAYGAFYLVTFAAKVILKLKFSYQLPYPIITTDFALLLGCFFIAFLSSIFPDVDTKSRAQILFYRLLFLVEGALMLRRKFEPAAMLGFFAITPLLGGHRGWTHSRIAMFLIPTLFILIPSLIRGTLILTGLPFSVASFIGYVSHLYMDGELFKRKRSYFGNNGRRTADGGRS, encoded by the coding sequence GTGAGCCTCTACAGGAACCACGCCACGGCCGGAGTGACCGCTTACGGAGCCTTTTATCTGGTAACTTTTGCGGCGAAGGTCATCCTGAAGCTCAAATTCAGCTACCAACTTCCGTATCCGATCATCACGACGGATTTCGCCTTGCTGCTCGGCTGTTTCTTCATCGCCTTCCTCAGCTCCATCTTTCCGGATGTTGACACCAAGAGCAGGGCTCAGATCCTGTTTTACAGGCTGCTCTTCCTGGTGGAGGGCGCTCTGATGCTGAGGAGGAAGTTCGAACCCGCCGCCATGCTGGGCTTTTTTGCCATCACGCCGCTTTTGGGGGGACACAGAGGATGGACGCACTCCCGGATAGCCATGTTCCTGATCCCGACGCTTTTCATACTTATCCCCAGCCTCATCCGAGGAACACTCATACTTACGGGTCTCCCCTTCTCCGTAGCCTCCTTCATCGGATATGTCAGCCATCTGTATATGGATGGGGAATTATTCAAGCGAAAACGCTCATATTTCGGTAACAACGGTCGACGGACGGCCGACGGCGGACGTTCTTAG